The Alphaproteobacteria bacterium HT1-32 DNA segment GTCCAGCGCCACAGATTGCAGGATATCCCTGCCGCCAAGCGTCAGACTGACATCCCTGAGATGGACAAGGTGAGAAGGGTTCAAAACAGCAGGCCTCAGATGAATTTCGGTAGCAGAACGCCAGGAAACCAGCCTGCGCGAACCTGCGATACACCGTTATATTATAACAACACCAGATTCAGCCATTCATTTCTGCGACTGCCCCGGCCGCCTGACATTCGGCACAGAGTCCGATCAGTTCCACACGCGTGCGGCTGACCGTAAATCCCAGTGCTCCCGTTCGCTTGCGCATATCTTCCTCAATGGCGTCCAGAGGCAGCTCACTGACAGCCGCGCAGCTTTCACAGATTGCAAACCCCACATCATCTTCATGCCCGTGCTGATCACAGGCCACAAAGGCATTCAGGCTCTCAATCCGGTGTACCTGTCCATCAGCACATAGCCGGTCAAGCGCCCGGTAAACCTGCGGCGGGGCAGACAGGCCGTCATCTTGCAGTTCACCAAGAATCTGATAAGCCCCGAGAGCGCGGCCCGACGCCCGCAAAATACGCAGGACGGCCATCTGATTTGGGGTAAGTTTTCCGGGTGCTGAACGTGCCATGGCGAAACAGTACACCGCTTCGGCGACCGGTGAAATGATGATCCGCCAGCAAAATGCCTGCAGCAACATTTCGCATACAATGAAATCGCGGTTTCACCAGTCGGTACAGCATGGTAGTTTGAGGCAATGGGAATAACGACAAGTTGGACATTATGACACGGCAGCAAACGCTCTTCGACAAGATCTGGGAAAGCCACACTATTCTGGAACAACCGGATGGCGATACATTGCTGTATGTCGACCGGTTGCTGACACAGGAAAACTCCTTCCATGCCTTCGACAATCTGCGACGCGACGGTCACAAGGTTCGCAATCCCGGACAGGTCTTCAATTTTTCCGACCATTATGTCGCAACACGGCAGGATGGCGCGAAGCCGGACCCGGCCATCGCCAAGATGGTCGAAATCATCCGCGCGGACGCGGAACAATATGGCACAAGACTGTTCGGCCCGGATGATCCGGACCGGGGCATCCTGCATGTTGTCGGCCCGGAACAGGGCATCACCCAGCCCGGCCTGATTATCGCCGGAGCAGACAGTCACACATCAACCCATGGCGCACTGGGTGCTTTCGGCTTCGGCGTCGGCTCCTCGGAAACCGCTCATATCATGGCAACCCAGTCAATCTGGCGGAAGCGGCCGAAGACCATGCGAATCACCATTGATGGAAAACTTGGCTATGGCGTATCCGCCAAAGACATCATTCTCGCCATCATCGGGAAAATCGGCGCCGGCGGGGCTGTCGGGCATGTCATCGAATATGCCGGATCAACCATTGCCGATATGACGGTCGAACAGCGTATGACCGTCTGCAACATGTCGATTGAAGCCGGCGCCCGCGCCGGACTGGTGTCACCGGATGCCAAAACCATCGATTATGTCAAAGGTCGCCCTTATGCACCTTCGGCAGAAAGCCTGGACAAGGCCGTTGCCTTCTGGCTGGCACTGGCCACAGATGACGGTGCCACATTTGACCGGGACATAACACTGGACGCCGCTTCGGTGGTGCCCATGGCAAGCTGGGGAAATTCTCCGGAAGACGTCTCTCCGATTGACGGAACCGTCCCTGATCCGGCCTCAGAAACCAGT contains these protein-coding regions:
- a CDS encoding transcriptional repressor, with the translated sequence MLLQAFCWRIIISPVAEAVYCFAMARSAPGKLTPNQMAVLRILRASGRALGAYQILGELQDDGLSAPPQVYRALDRLCADGQVHRIESLNAFVACDQHGHEDDVGFAICESCAAVSELPLDAIEEDMRKRTGALGFTVSRTRVELIGLCAECQAAGAVAEMNG
- the leuC gene encoding 3-isopropylmalate dehydratase large subunit translates to MTRQQTLFDKIWESHTILEQPDGDTLLYVDRLLTQENSFHAFDNLRRDGHKVRNPGQVFNFSDHYVATRQDGAKPDPAIAKMVEIIRADAEQYGTRLFGPDDPDRGILHVVGPEQGITQPGLIIAGADSHTSTHGALGAFGFGVGSSETAHIMATQSIWRKRPKTMRITIDGKLGYGVSAKDIILAIIGKIGAGGAVGHVIEYAGSTIADMTVEQRMTVCNMSIEAGARAGLVSPDAKTIDYVKGRPYAPSAESLDKAVAFWLALATDDGATFDRDITLDAASVVPMASWGNSPEDVSPIDGTVPDPASETSDFRRKKMERALDYMGLKAGMKLTDIPIDQVFIGSCTNGRIEDLRAAADVVRGRTIKIPGMVVPGSRNVKRQAEAEGLDQVFIQAGLEWHDAGCSMCVAINGDNVAKGKRCASTSNRNFEGRQGRGSRTHLVSPMMAAAAAITGHLTDVRELGEEGRS